In the genome of Streptomyces sp. NBC_00259, the window GCTCTTCCAGGAAGTGGTCCGCAGGGAGTTCCGGAAGGCGAAGGTCACCTTCGATCCGGTCATCTCCTGCCACCACAACTACGTGGCGGAGGAGCGGTACGAGGGGATGGATCTGCTGGTCACCCGGAAGGGAGCGATCAGCGCGGGCTCGGGGGAGTGGGGGATCATCCCTGGTTCCATGGGTACGGAGTCGTACATCGTCCGCGGTCTGGGCAACCCGAAGTCGTTCAACTCGGCGTCGCACGGTGCCGGTCGGCGGATGAGCCGGAACGCGGCGAAGCGGAAGTTCTCCACTAAGGATCTCGAGGACCAGACGCGGGGCGTGGAGTGCCGTAAGGACTCCGGGGTCGTGGACGAGATCCCGGCCGCGTACAAGCCGATCAGCCAGGTGATCGATCAGCAGAAGGACCTGGTGCAGGTCGTCGCGAAGATCAAGCAGGTCATCTGTGTGAAGGGCTGAATCCAGCACACCACGTGATCGACGGGCCCCGGACTGTGCGTCCGGGGCTTTGTGGTCCAACGAGCACGGTCACAACAGCTGTCGATGGTTCCGTGCAGTTTCAGCGAGTGGTTCCGGGTGGTTTCACTGGTCGTACACGGTTCCGGGCACCGGCTTGGCGGGGTGGAGGAGTTCGGGGACCGTGACGAAGGTGTAGCCGCGCTTCTTCAGCTCGGTGATGATCGCGGGCACGGCGGGGACGGTGCCGTCGTAGATGTCGTGGAGCAGGATGATGCCGTCCCGGTCGGCCTGGTCGAGGGTGCGCTCTGCGATCAGGGCCGAGTCCGTGGTGGAGAAGTCCTTCGCGGTGGTGCTCCACAGCACCAGGGAGAGGCCGAGCTCCTTGCTGACGGCCGTGACGTCGTCGTTGATCCGGCCCTGCGGCGGGCGCATCAGGGTGGGCTTCTTGCCGGTGATGGCGGCTATGGCGTCCTGAGTGCGGGCCAGTTCGTCGCGTATGGCGTCCTTGTCGAGCGTGTCGAGCCGTTCGTGGGTCCAGGTGTGGTTGGCCACCTCATGGCCCTCGGCGGCGAGGCGGCGCACGGTCTCCGGGTACTTGAGCACGTGGTTCTCGCCCAGCAGGAAGAAGGTGGCGTGGACCTTCTCCTTCTTGAGGATGTCGAGGAGCTGGGGAGTGTCCTTACCGGGCCCGCCGTCGAAGGTCAGGGCGATGCACTTGGCCTTCTCGCAGTCGACCGGCGCCTTGGCGGAGGCCGCGTTGCGTCCGGCGGAGCCCGCTGCCTGGGACTTCCCGTCCCCTGCGGTCGAGGCTGCGGGGTTCTCCAGCGCGTCTGCGCGGGCCTCGGAGGGTGAGACGCGGTCCATCGAGCAGCCGGTGAGAGCGACTGCGGCGAGGGACATCGCGGCGAGTGCGGAGGCGATCCTGAGCCGGGTCCGACCCGCCGTGCCGGGGCTGGTGGTCGTGGTGTCGGAGGTTTCGGGCATGGCGGTGCTTCTCCCTGTGGGGGGGCTTGGTCCTGGTGTGAGCGCGCAACGGGGCACGGCGAGTGCCGCGATCGATCGGCCGTGCACGCAGATCCGACTATACATAGTGCGTATACGTGCGGTGTATACACCCTGCGACTAGCGCACGAAGCCCAAGGGCGCAGTCATGAATCTCCAGATCAGATGCCGCGCGAGGTCCGACATTCACGTTCCCCGCAGCCCGGCCGGGGAGCGGCCCCATCGCCTGTGCGCGATCAACTGTGCATGCGGTATATACACCGCTTGTATAGTGCTCGCATGTCCATCGGCCACACATTGCTCGGACTCCTGGAGTCCGGCCCGCGTCACGGCTACGACCTCAAGCGCGCCTTCGACGAGAAGTTCGGTCACGACCGGCCTCTCGCCTACGGCCAGGTCTACGCGACGATGTCCCGCCTGCTGAAGAACGGCCTTGTCGAGGTCGACGGTGTCGAGGCAGGCGGTGGTCCTGAGCGCAAGCGGTACGCCATCACCGGAGCCGGGGTCACCGACGTCGCCCAGTGGCTCGCCACACCCGAGAAGCCGGAGCCGTACCTCCAGTCGACCCTGTACACGAAGGTCGTCCTCGCGCTGCTCACCGGCCGCAGTGCAGGTGAGCTGCTGGAGACGCAGCGTGCGGAGCATCTGCGGCTGATGCGTGACCTCACCCGTCGCAAGCAGGGTGGTGACCTGGCGGACCAGCTCATCTGCGACCACGCGCTGTTCCACCTGGAAGCCGATCTGCGCTGGCTGGAGCTGACCGCCGCCCGGCTCGACCAGCTGGCGAAGGAGCTCGCCAGGTGAGCGGGCCTCTGCTCACGGCGACCGCACTGCACAAGGTGTACGGGCCCACGACCGCCCTCGACGGTGCCGAGTTCGCGGTCGACGCGGGCGAGATCGTCGCCGTCATGGGCCCTTCCGGGTCCGGCAAGTCGACTCTGCTGCACTGCCTCGCCGGAATCGTCACCCCCGACTCGGGCGCCATCACCTACGACGGCCGTGAACTGTCGGCGATGAGCGACACGGAACGCAGCGCCCTGCGGCGCGGCGACTTCGGCTTCGTCTTCCAGTTCGGCCAGCTCGTACCCGAGTTGACCTGCGTGGAGAACGTCGCACTGCCTCTGCGGCTGAACGGCGTCCGCCGCAAGGACGCCGAGCGCAAGGCGGGGGAGTGGCTGGAGCGCCTGGAGGTCGCCGAGGTGAGGCAGAAGAGGCCCGGTGAGGTCTCCGGCGGTCAGGGGCAGCGCGTCGCCGTGGCCCGCGCGCTGGTCACGTCGCCGCGGGTGCTCTTCGCCGACGAACCGACCGGCGCGCTGGACTCGTTCAACGGCGAGCGGGTGATGCAGCTGCTCACCGCCGCTGCCAGGGACAGCGGTGCCGCGGTCGTCCTGGTGACCCACGAAGCCCGGGTCGCCGCGTACTCCGACCGCGAGGTCTCCGTCCGCGACGGCAAGGTGCGGAGCACGGTGGGTGTGGCGTGAGAAGGGTCCGTGCCTGGGTTCGTGATCTGGCGATGGGTGCCCGGTTCGCCGTGACCGGTGGCCGCCGGGGCTGGACCCGCACGATCCTCACCGCCGTCGGTGTGGGCCTGGGTGTCTGCCTGCTGCTGACCGCGGCCTCGGTGCCCCACCTTCTTGAGAGCCGTGACGACCGCGTGGAGGGCCGTTACGTCATTCCGGTCATGCACGGGGAGGCGAAGCCCTCCGAGCGTTCCTTCCTCTTCGTCGAGACCGAGACGCTCTACCGCGGGGACACGATCAGGGGCACGGTGTTGCGTCCCGACGGCGGGCGGGCCCCCGTGCCTCCCGGGCTGGCGAAGCTGCCGGGGCCGGGCGAGATGGCCGTCTCCCCGGCACTCGCGGATCTGCTCGCCTCCCCCGAGGGGGCGTTGCTGAAGGACCGCCTGCCGTACCGGATCACCGCCACCATCGGTGACCAGGGCCTGGTCGGCCCGAGCGAACTCTTCTACTACGCGGGCAGCGCCAGTCTCCAAGCCGCTTCCAGCGAGCGTTCCGACGGCTTCGGCTCGCCCATGGGCAGCGACCCGATGAACGCGGTTCTCCTGCTCGTCATCGTGATGGCCTGCGTGGTCCTGCTCCTGCCGGTGGCCGTGTTCATCGCCACCGCCACGCGCTTCGGCAGCGAGCAGCGTGACCGGCGGCTGGCCGCGCTGCGTCTGGTCGGCTCCGACCGGGCGATGACGCGGCGGATCGCGGCCGGTGAGTCGCTGTGCGAGTCGCTCTTCGGACTGGTCGCGGGCCTCGGCATCTTCATGCTCGTACGGCAGTTGGCCGGCTCGGTGACGGTCTGGGGCGTCAACCTGTTCCCGTCCGACCTCATGCCGAACCCGGGCCTGGCCGCGCTGATCGCCGTCGTGGTGCCGGCCTGCGCGATCGCGGTCACGCTGTTCACCCTGCGCGGCGTGTCGATCGAGCCGCTCGGTGTCGTACGGAACACGGCTCCCCGGCGGCGCCGGCTCTGGTGGCGTGTGCTGCTGCCGGTCGCGGGGCTCGCCCTGTTGCTGCCCCTGGCCGGCCAGATCGACATGAACGACTCCGACATCGCCTCGTATCAGATCGTCGGCGGCTCGCTGCTGCTGCTGCTCGGGATCACCGCGCTGCTGCCGTGGCTGGTGGAGGCCGTGGTCGGCCGGCTGCGCGGAGGCCCGGTCTCCTGGCAGTTGGCCGTGCGGCGGCTCCAGCTGAGCAGCGGCACGGCGTCCCGTGCCGTCAGCGGCATCATGGTCGCGGCGGCCGGCGGGATCGCGCTCCAGATGCTCTTCACCTCCATGCAGAGCGACTTCATGAAGCCGACCGGCATGGACACCGCCCGCGCCCAGCTGTTCACGTCCGTGCCCGGTGCGGACGGCACCACCAGCCGCGAGATCATCGAGAAGTACGCGGCGACCAAGGGCGTCACCGGCGTGATCGGCACCATCGAGGCCTACGCCGAACGGCCCGGGCCGCGGCGATCCGGCGAGTCCTACATCCCTACGGCCGGCATCACCGTGGGCGACTGCCCGTCACTGCGGGAGCTGGCGAAACTGCCCTCCTGCAAGGACGGCGACGTCTTCATCGCCAGTAAGCACGGCAAGCTGCGGCCGCCGGACGAAGATCCGGCACAGCCCGGCGCGCAGGTCGACCTCCACACGCGGTACGGGGCGGTGAAGGAGACCGAACCCGAGCTGTGGCGCATCCCGGCGACTGCCGAGGCGGTGGACACCCGAACCCACCCGATGGGGCGGATGGACATCACCGGCATTCTGGCCACGCCGTCCACCATCGACGTGTCGAAGCTGCAGGACCCCACGACCACGGCGATGATCCGGCTCGACCCGAAGGTCCCGGACGCGGCCGAGCACGCCCGCAACACCGCGGCCGCCATCAACCCCGTGACCGACGTCCGGACGATGCAGAACTTCGAACGGGACAGCCGGTATTCCAGCGTCCGCACCGGGCTGTTCGTCGGCGCCGCCGTGACCATGCTGGTGGTCGCCGCGTCCATGTTCGTCTCCACCGTCGAACAACTGCGGGAGCGCAGACGACTGCTGTCGGTACTCGTCGCCTTCGGCACCCCACGCGCCACCCTGAGCTGGTCCGTGCTCTGGCAGACGGCCGTACCCATCGTGATGGGACTCGCCCTCGCGATCACCACCGGCATCGGCCTCGGCCTCGCGCTGCTGAGGATGATCGACAAACAGGTCACCGACTGGTGGGCGTTCCTGCCCGTCACAGGAGTCGGCGCCGGCCTCATCCTGCTGGTCACGGCCCTCAGCCTGCCACCGCTGTGGCGCATGACCCGCCCGGACGGACTGCGCACGGAGTGAGAAGCCGCAACGACGTCATCGGTGAGCCCCCGGACGGAATCCGTCCGGGGGCTTTCCTGCGCGCCGGATCCCGCGGGGGTGCGGATCCCATGGACGTGTCGCACATGAAGGAAACGTGACATACAGGGCGCGAAGTGGACACTGGTCGGGCTCTGCCGTGGTGTTCCTGCCCGGAGGGCCTGACCGAGGGCGAGGTGGCCGAGGTGGCCGAGGTGGCGGAAGCTTCGACGGGCGGCACGGACGACGGCGACCGGTCCGTCGAACTCGGGGGCTACCAGCAGGAGCTGAAACGGACGCTCGGCTCCTTCCAGGTATTCGCGATCTCGTTCGCGTTCATCTCGGTGGCCGTGGGCATCTTCGCGACGTACGACGAAGTGCTGGTGACCGCGGGACCGGTCGGGATCTGGCTCTGGGTCATCGCGGCGGTGGGGCAGAGTCTGGTGGCGTTGGTGGTCGCGCAGCTCGCGGCCCGCATCCCGCTCAGCGGCTCCTCCTACCAATGGGCCTCACGGCTGGCCAGCCCGAAGGTCGGCTGGGGGTTCGGCTGGCTGACCTTCTGCTACCTGGCGATCGGCGTGGTGGCGGTCGACAACGCGCTGGCGAGTCAGGCGTTCATGCCGCTCGTCGGCATCGAGCCGGACGAGGGCACCGCACGTCTGATCACCCTTGCGGTGCTGCTCGTCCAGACCGTGATCGCCGTGGCCTCGACACGCATCGTCAGCCTGATCAACACGGCCGCGGTGGGCCTCGAACTGGCGCTCGTCGTGGTGGTGGCGATCGCGCTCGTCATCGCCGTGGCGATCACGGGCAACGGTGCGGCCGGCAACCTCACCTCGCGCGGTGTCACCGAGAGCGCACCCGACTACTTCGCCGTCGGAGGCGGGCTGATGCTCGCGATGATCATGGGCCTCGCCACGCTCGTCGGCTTCGACTCCGCGGCGAACCTGGCCGAGGAGGCCAAGGATCCCTACCGCAGCGTGCCGCGCGCGATCGTGGGGTCGGTCGTGGCGGCCGGGCTCCTGGGGATGCTGTTTCTGATCACGCTCACCCTCGCGATCGACGACATCCCCCGGATCAGCGCCGACGGCTCGCCGGTCGCGGCGATCATGCGGGATCACCTCGGTCCGGCGATGGAGAGGACGCTGCTGGTCGCGATCACGTTCGCGTTCTTCGGCGCCGGGATCGTGGTGATGGTCTCGTGCGCGCGGCTCGTCTTCGCGATGTCGCGGGACTCACGCTTCCCCGCGCACCGGTTGATGCGGCGGGTCAACCCGCGCACGCGGACGCCGATCCCGGCGACGATCCTGATCTTCGTCCTCGGGGTCGTTCTGATGGTCGTGCTGCCGGGAGCCGCGCTGCTGGAGCTGATCACGGCGTCGACGATCCTCCCGGCGATCACCTACGGCTCGACGATCGTCCTCTACCTGGCGGTGCGCAAACGACTGGACCGCCGGAAGGGTGCCTTCGACCTCGGGCGCTTCGAGCTGCCGATCGCGATCTGCGCGCTGGTGTGGACGCTGATCGCGCTGTTCGTGCTGGTGGCACCCCGGGAGGCGCTCGTCTCCGTCGTGATCGTGGTCGGGCTGCTCCTCGTGGGCGGGGTGTTCTTCCTCGGCATGCTGAAGTTCGACCGCGCGGCGCTGGAGTCCGAGCCCGGGGACGTCAGCGCCTTCCGGCACTGACTCACGGGCGACCGTCATGGCGGGGGACGAGGCCGGCCAGCGCTCCGCCGCCGGTGGCGACGCCGCCGCTGGGTCTGGGGGCGGAGAAGGGGGGCGTGTCCTGCCGGCACCTCGTTCCGGCCGGCGGGAGGGTGCCGTCGACGAGGTAGCGGCTCTCGTGTTCCTTCACGCAGCTGCTGGGGTTGATCAGCGCGGTGTGCCCGTACCCGTCGTGGGTGAGCAGGCGGGCGTCGGCCAGTTCCTCGGCCATGGCCCGCGCGTCCCGGTAGGGCGTGGCGGGGTCGTAGGTGGTGCCGACCACCAGGACGGGGTGCGCCGTCGGCCTGTTCCACGGGCCGCGGTAGCGGTGGGCGGCGACCGGCCAGGTGGCA includes:
- a CDS encoding polysaccharide deacetylase family protein, with the protein product MPETSDTTTTSPGTAGRTRLRIASALAAMSLAAVALTGCSMDRVSPSEARADALENPAASTAGDGKSQAAGSAGRNAASAKAPVDCEKAKCIALTFDGGPGKDTPQLLDILKKEKVHATFFLLGENHVLKYPETVRRLAAEGHEVANHTWTHERLDTLDKDAIRDELARTQDAIAAITGKKPTLMRPPQGRINDDVTAVSKELGLSLVLWSTTAKDFSTTDSALIAERTLDQADRDGIILLHDIYDGTVPAVPAIITELKKRGYTFVTVPELLHPAKPVPGTVYDQ
- a CDS encoding PadR family transcriptional regulator, producing MSIGHTLLGLLESGPRHGYDLKRAFDEKFGHDRPLAYGQVYATMSRLLKNGLVEVDGVEAGGGPERKRYAITGAGVTDVAQWLATPEKPEPYLQSTLYTKVVLALLTGRSAGELLETQRAEHLRLMRDLTRRKQGGDLADQLICDHALFHLEADLRWLELTAARLDQLAKELAR
- a CDS encoding ABC transporter ATP-binding protein yields the protein MSGPLLTATALHKVYGPTTALDGAEFAVDAGEIVAVMGPSGSGKSTLLHCLAGIVTPDSGAITYDGRELSAMSDTERSALRRGDFGFVFQFGQLVPELTCVENVALPLRLNGVRRKDAERKAGEWLERLEVAEVRQKRPGEVSGGQGQRVAVARALVTSPRVLFADEPTGALDSFNGERVMQLLTAAARDSGAAVVLVTHEARVAAYSDREVSVRDGKVRSTVGVA
- a CDS encoding FtsX-like permease family protein gives rise to the protein MGARFAVTGGRRGWTRTILTAVGVGLGVCLLLTAASVPHLLESRDDRVEGRYVIPVMHGEAKPSERSFLFVETETLYRGDTIRGTVLRPDGGRAPVPPGLAKLPGPGEMAVSPALADLLASPEGALLKDRLPYRITATIGDQGLVGPSELFYYAGSASLQAASSERSDGFGSPMGSDPMNAVLLLVIVMACVVLLLPVAVFIATATRFGSEQRDRRLAALRLVGSDRAMTRRIAAGESLCESLFGLVAGLGIFMLVRQLAGSVTVWGVNLFPSDLMPNPGLAALIAVVVPACAIAVTLFTLRGVSIEPLGVVRNTAPRRRRLWWRVLLPVAGLALLLPLAGQIDMNDSDIASYQIVGGSLLLLLGITALLPWLVEAVVGRLRGGPVSWQLAVRRLQLSSGTASRAVSGIMVAAAGGIALQMLFTSMQSDFMKPTGMDTARAQLFTSVPGADGTTSREIIEKYAATKGVTGVIGTIEAYAERPGPRRSGESYIPTAGITVGDCPSLRELAKLPSCKDGDVFIASKHGKLRPPDEDPAQPGAQVDLHTRYGAVKETEPELWRIPATAEAVDTRTHPMGRMDITGILATPSTIDVSKLQDPTTTAMIRLDPKVPDAAEHARNTAAAINPVTDVRTMQNFERDSRYSSVRTGLFVGAAVTMLVVAASMFVSTVEQLRERRRLLSVLVAFGTPRATLSWSVLWQTAVPIVMGLALAITTGIGLGLALLRMIDKQVTDWWAFLPVTGVGAGLILLVTALSLPPLWRMTRPDGLRTE
- a CDS encoding APC family permease, producing MDTGRALPWCSCPEGLTEGEVAEVAEVAEASTGGTDDGDRSVELGGYQQELKRTLGSFQVFAISFAFISVAVGIFATYDEVLVTAGPVGIWLWVIAAVGQSLVALVVAQLAARIPLSGSSYQWASRLASPKVGWGFGWLTFCYLAIGVVAVDNALASQAFMPLVGIEPDEGTARLITLAVLLVQTVIAVASTRIVSLINTAAVGLELALVVVVAIALVIAVAITGNGAAGNLTSRGVTESAPDYFAVGGGLMLAMIMGLATLVGFDSAANLAEEAKDPYRSVPRAIVGSVVAAGLLGMLFLITLTLAIDDIPRISADGSPVAAIMRDHLGPAMERTLLVAITFAFFGAGIVVMVSCARLVFAMSRDSRFPAHRLMRRVNPRTRTPIPATILIFVLGVVLMVVLPGAALLELITASTILPAITYGSTIVLYLAVRKRLDRRKGAFDLGRFELPIAICALVWTLIALFVLVAPREALVSVVIVVGLLLVGGVFFLGMLKFDRAALESEPGDVSAFRH